The Candidatus Sulfotelmatobacter sp. region CACCGCCGGCGCTCTATTGGCGGGCCAGAGCCGAGCTCAAACCAAGTCCGGCCGCAGCTCGAAACTCACCCCGGGCGATGTGGCCATCCTGCAATTTGTCGCCTTTGCGGAAGAGATTGAGAGCGACCTGTGGGAGCAATACGCGGAACTCGGCGGACTCAGCGCAGGAACGCAAAATCCCTACCAGCTCGCCTTGCAGCAACTCGATGGCGACGCCTCGCAATACATCACCAGCAATACGCTCGACGAAATCAGCCACGCGAAGTTCCTGAATGCATACTTGCAGATGCGCGGCGCACAGCCCCTGAATCTAAGCAAGTTCCGCACTCTGCCCAGCAGCAAGGCGAGCGGCGCCAAGCCGATCGGGCGCCTCACCAACCTCATGCAGCTCACGGTTGACACCAGCTACTACACACGCTACCGGAGCACCACAAATCCAGATTTCGGCGATACGTATCCGCAAGCGATTGTACTCGCTGACGTGCCCGCCATTCCCCGCGACAACTCCGACTTTGGCCCCACAGATCACGTGCAGGCCATCGCCAATACGGCGGCATTTCACTTCGGCGCCATCGAGCAAGGCGGCAGCAGCCTGTACTCAGCCATGGCGCAGAAAGCTCACGACGTCGAAGTTCTGCGGGTCGCGGTTAGCATTGGCGGAGACGAAGTCGCGCACTTCCTGGAGTGGGTGGATTTTGCCGGGAACGGCGTGCAAGCTCCCATCGCTCCCTTCACCGATCCCACGAATGGGCTCACTTTCCCAGACTTCAACGCCGCGGATAATCCGTTGCTCCAGACCAACCTCATCTTTCCGCTGGCGTGCGAATTCATCAACGCGAATTTGCCCCACTGCGCCGTGATTCGCCCGACCGAGCCCGCTGGCATCGCTGCCGGAGCCGTCAAAGCCTTCACCG contains the following coding sequences:
- a CDS encoding ferritin-like domain-containing protein is translated as MKGLGMAGATLTAGALLAGQSRAQTKSGRSSKLTPGDVAILQFVAFAEEIESDLWEQYAELGGLSAGTQNPYQLALQQLDGDASQYITSNTLDEISHAKFLNAYLQMRGAQPLNLSKFRTLPSSKASGAKPIGRLTNLMQLTVDTSYYTRYRSTTNPDFGDTYPQAIVLADVPAIPRDNSDFGPTDHVQAIANTAAFHFGAIEQGGSSLYSAMAQKAHDVEVLRVAVSIGGDEVAHFLEWVDFAGNGVQAPIAPFTDPTNGLTFPDFNAADNPLLQTNLIFPLACEFINANLPHCAVIRPTEPAGIAAGAVKAFTDSGLFIGQSNEFFDTLNAAAAAADAAQRGF